In one Thermaerobacter sp. PB12/4term genomic region, the following are encoded:
- a CDS encoding carboxylesterase/lipase family protein → MTGAHGLQEIIVETRYGALRGQTDGTVCVWKGVPFARPPVGERRFRPPEPPEPWQGVRDATRFGPAAVQPDDRLISNITGGGTLPQDEDCLYLNIWSPSPQGRRPVLVWIHGGAYLTGAGFIPWYDGSSFAREGDVVVVTINYRLGALGFLYLEEAFGPDFAGSGNLGILDQVAALRWVKENIAAFGGDPDRVTIFGESAGAGSVGVLMAVPAARGLFHRAILQSGSGALGVRSPESAARVAARVLQNAGVEPGRRDALYALPARAWVDALAALGPGLPVGPVIDGTVLPEHPLAALARGAARDVATLTGVNRDEYNLFALMDPVWLGDDEAALRRQVEAVVGAAAGPLVDFYRSRGEGPLGRRLLPLMSYAVFVRGMLATADAQARAGAPVWVYRFDYATPVLGGVLGACHALEIPFVFNTLDRAGADRFTGTAPERHTIAQAMHRAWIAFARDGNPQHGGLPSWPPYDLQDRAVMVFGPGPEAHVERDPWREERQVWAEVAGPAS, encoded by the coding sequence GTGACCGGTGCCCATGGGCTCCAAGAGATCATCGTCGAGACGCGCTACGGCGCCCTCCGGGGCCAGACCGACGGCACGGTGTGCGTGTGGAAGGGCGTTCCCTTTGCCCGGCCGCCGGTGGGCGAGCGGCGCTTCCGGCCGCCGGAACCGCCCGAACCCTGGCAGGGCGTGCGCGACGCCACCCGCTTCGGGCCCGCCGCCGTCCAGCCCGACGACCGCCTCATCAGCAACATCACCGGCGGCGGCACCCTGCCCCAGGATGAAGACTGCCTCTACCTCAACATCTGGTCGCCCTCGCCCCAGGGCCGGCGGCCCGTGCTGGTGTGGATCCACGGCGGCGCCTACCTGACGGGAGCCGGGTTCATCCCCTGGTATGACGGCAGCTCCTTCGCCCGGGAAGGCGACGTGGTGGTGGTCACCATCAACTACCGCCTGGGCGCCCTGGGCTTCTTGTACCTGGAGGAGGCCTTCGGCCCCGATTTCGCCGGCTCGGGCAACCTGGGCATCCTGGACCAGGTGGCCGCCCTGCGCTGGGTGAAGGAGAACATCGCCGCCTTCGGCGGGGATCCCGACCGGGTGACCATCTTCGGCGAGTCGGCGGGGGCGGGCAGCGTGGGGGTGCTGATGGCGGTGCCGGCGGCCCGCGGCCTGTTCCACCGGGCCATCCTGCAGAGCGGCTCGGGCGCCCTGGGGGTGCGCAGCCCCGAATCGGCCGCCCGGGTGGCGGCCCGGGTGCTGCAAAATGCCGGGGTCGAACCCGGCCGGCGGGACGCCCTCTACGCCCTGCCCGCCCGCGCCTGGGTCGACGCCCTGGCGGCCCTGGGGCCGGGCCTGCCCGTGGGGCCGGTGATCGACGGCACAGTCCTGCCCGAGCACCCGCTGGCCGCCCTGGCGCGGGGGGCGGCGCGGGACGTGGCCACCCTGACCGGCGTCAACCGGGACGAGTACAACCTGTTCGCCCTGATGGACCCCGTGTGGCTGGGGGATGACGAAGCCGCCCTGCGCCGGCAGGTGGAGGCCGTGGTGGGCGCCGCCGCCGGGCCGCTCGTGGATTTTTACCGGAGCCGCGGAGAGGGCCCCCTGGGGCGGCGGCTGCTGCCCCTCATGAGCTACGCCGTGTTCGTCCGCGGGATGCTGGCCACCGCCGATGCCCAGGCGCGGGCGGGGGCGCCCGTCTGGGTCTACCGGTTCGACTACGCCACGCCGGTGCTGGGCGGCGTGCTGGGCGCCTGCCACGCCCTGGAGATCCCCTTCGTGTTCAACACCCTGGACCGGGCCGGAGCCGACCGCTTCACCGGCACGGCGCCCGAACGGCATACCATCGCCCAGGCCATGCACCGGGCGTGGATCGCCTTTGCCCGGGACGGCAACCCCCAGCACGGGGGCCTGCCTTCCTGGCCGCCCTATGACCTGCAGGACCGGGCGGTCATGGTCTTCGGGCCGGGGCCGGAAGCTCATGTGGAGCGCGATCCCTGGCGGGAGGAGCGCCAAGTCTGGGCGGAGGTGGCGGGGCCGGCGTCGTGA
- a CDS encoding YceI family protein produces the protein MAEAAATVTRWTIDASHSTVEFAVRHMMISTVKGHFGKIEGYLDAPNINDLSQGARLEARIDASTVDTREPQRDEHLRSADFFDVANYPHIEFRSTRIEKTGENRYKVTGDLSIRGVTKEVTWDLTYEGGGKDPWGNQRVAFHAETKVNRKDFGLQWNMLLESGGVLVGDEVRVSVDVELVQQGANQG, from the coding sequence GTGGCCGAAGCCGCAGCCACCGTCACTCGGTGGACCATCGACGCCTCCCATAGCACCGTGGAGTTCGCCGTCCGGCACATGATGATCTCCACGGTGAAGGGGCACTTCGGCAAGATCGAGGGCTACCTCGATGCGCCGAACATCAACGACCTGAGCCAGGGCGCCCGGCTGGAGGCCCGGATCGACGCCTCCACCGTGGACACCCGCGAGCCCCAGCGGGACGAGCACCTGCGCTCGGCGGACTTCTTCGACGTGGCCAACTATCCCCACATCGAGTTCCGCAGCACCCGCATCGAGAAGACCGGCGAGAACCGGTACAAGGTCACAGGCGACCTCTCCATCCGCGGCGTGACCAAGGAGGTCACCTGGGACCTGACCTACGAGGGCGGCGGCAAGGACCCGTGGGGCAACCAGCGGGTGGCCTTCCACGCCGAGACCAAGGTCAACCGCAAGGACTTCGGCCTGCAGTGGAACATGCTGCTGGAGTCCGGTGGCGTCCTGGTGGGCGACGAGGTCCGCGTGTCGGTGGACGTCGAGCTGGTCCAGCAGGGCGCGAACCAGGGCTGA
- a CDS encoding ammonium transporter — protein sequence MPEAVSADAVAVALNTAWTLLAAFLVFFMQAGFALVEAGFTRAKNAANIVLKNLMDFAVASPAFWTVGFALMFGADTAGLIGTTGWFSQEAGFGHLDLSLPFLAFLMFQTVFAGTSATIVSGAMAERTKFASYLVFSAVMSMLIYPVVGHWIWGGGWLAQLGMLDFAGSTVVHSVGAWAALAGVILLGPRLGRFGPDGRPHKIRGHSVTLAALGVFILWFGWFGFNPGSTLAATDANIARIAVTTNLGAAAGALAALLAAWLKQGKPDVEAALNGCLGGLVAITAGTAWVSPASSIVIGGVGGLAVLAGTALLERWHVDDAVGAIPVHGAAGVWGTLAVGLFHEEQGLLFGGGSQLLVAQFIGVVAVAVWTFAASYVTFALIKATIGLRVTPQEEEHGLDLGEHDTVAYPEFVATAATAQEVAPLPSTPVMAPAPASARGGGD from the coding sequence ATGCCCGAGGCCGTCAGTGCCGACGCGGTGGCGGTTGCCCTCAACACGGCGTGGACGTTGTTGGCCGCCTTTCTCGTCTTTTTCATGCAGGCGGGTTTTGCACTGGTCGAAGCAGGCTTCACGCGCGCCAAGAACGCGGCCAACATCGTCCTGAAAAACCTGATGGACTTCGCCGTCGCCTCGCCGGCTTTTTGGACCGTCGGTTTCGCCCTGATGTTCGGAGCCGACACCGCGGGGCTGATCGGGACGACGGGCTGGTTCAGCCAGGAGGCCGGCTTCGGCCACCTCGACTTGTCGCTGCCGTTCCTGGCCTTCCTCATGTTCCAGACGGTCTTTGCCGGTACTTCGGCCACCATCGTCTCGGGCGCCATGGCCGAACGGACGAAGTTCGCCTCCTACCTGGTCTTCAGCGCGGTCATGTCCATGCTGATCTACCCGGTGGTCGGGCACTGGATCTGGGGCGGGGGATGGCTCGCCCAACTCGGCATGCTGGACTTCGCGGGCTCGACGGTGGTGCATTCCGTCGGTGCGTGGGCAGCGCTGGCCGGCGTCATCCTGCTGGGTCCCCGGTTGGGGCGCTTCGGCCCTGACGGGCGGCCCCACAAGATTCGCGGTCACAGCGTCACCCTCGCGGCCCTGGGCGTCTTCATCCTCTGGTTCGGCTGGTTCGGCTTCAACCCCGGCAGCACCCTGGCTGCCACCGATGCCAACATCGCCCGCATCGCCGTCACCACCAACCTGGGAGCGGCCGCCGGGGCCCTGGCGGCCTTGCTGGCGGCGTGGCTCAAGCAGGGCAAGCCCGACGTGGAGGCCGCCCTCAATGGCTGCCTGGGCGGGCTGGTGGCCATCACCGCCGGAACGGCCTGGGTGAGCCCTGCCAGCTCGATTGTCATCGGCGGCGTGGGCGGTCTCGCCGTCCTCGCAGGAACGGCCCTCCTGGAGCGATGGCACGTGGACGATGCGGTCGGCGCCATCCCCGTCCATGGTGCCGCGGGCGTCTGGGGCACCCTGGCGGTCGGCCTCTTCCATGAGGAACAGGGCCTGCTCTTCGGTGGCGGCAGCCAGCTGCTGGTCGCCCAGTTCATCGGGGTGGTCGCGGTGGCCGTGTGGACCTTCGCCGCCTCCTACGTCACCTTCGCCCTGATCAAGGCCACCATCGGCCTGCGGGTGACTCCCCAGGAAGAAGAGCACGGCCTCGACCTGGGCGAGCACGACACCGTGGCGTATCCCGAGTTTGTCGCCACCGCCGCGACGGCGCAAGAGGTGGCGCCCCTGCCGAGCACACCCGTGATGGCACCGGCTCCGGCGTCCGCCCGTGGCGGCGGCGACTGA
- a CDS encoding glutamate synthase-related protein, producing the protein MHRQPPDPTPHPARPRLPEHDACGVGFIATLSGRPDPSLVRLGLEALHRLRHRGGVAADGTTGDGAGVMTEIPRRLLARELAGRGLRLPAGDLFALAACFLPQHPAAAERARSLLEASCRDQGLEVLTWRPVPVNPRVLGPIAAASQPSIWHAVIVPGRGVAPGLPFDRALYLARRAFERRVAGFDPRPYVASMSSRTVVYKGLLMASDLDRFYLDLQDPDFATRFVIFHQRYSTNTTPTWERAQPFRLLGHNGEINTLQGNVNGIAAREPWLAVPDWPELSPEAVAPVIDPSGSDSAMLDNVLELLVLAGRDARHALMMLVPEAWEKVAGLPPVLRDFYRFHACLTEPWDGPAALVFSDGRWVGARLDRNGLRPMRYTVLKSGLVVAASEAGVLDAEPADVDEHGKLGPGQIIAVDLVTGRFLRDEEVKAEVAARRPYGRWVEQIVAAPAAAAAAGGPSPAPLPPLAAFGWTREELTVVVRPMVETGKEPDGSMGDDTPHAVLSLVHRPLHHYFRQRFAQVTNPPIDHLREELVFSLAVRLGRHPNLLVEEPAQARVIELPGPVLTESQMAWLRQVGSLAPGAGGFRVAELSMLFPATGPAALEPALDALCRQAEAAVDAGSSILILTDRGVGPDQAPIPALLAVGAVHHHLLRAGKRALASLVVESGEPRDVHHFAALVGYGASAVHPYLALAVAREMGGDQGALRFIQAVEAGLKKVMSKMGISTLDAYQGAQIFEAIGLDRAVVERCFTGTPCAVGGNGLRELAEDVLYWHRQGYPAAGAQGGLHEGAGVQPASGSREGAEAGTTAVLQKGAGARAVSGPQAGAEAQPGAGSPPGAVPGEAAGGHELAATAADGYGFFKFKKDGELHEFNPEVVRALHEAVRAAAKPRPGVLDGDFLASYEHYRRFSRLVHDRPPSQLRDLLDFRPDRPPVPLDEVEPVEAIVRRFSTGAMSVGALSPEAHENLAIAMNRLGGRSNSGEGGEDPARYGTERNSAVKQVASGRFGVTPAYLASAVEIQIKMAQGSKPGEGGQIPGHKVTELIARLRHTVPGVPLISPPPHHDIYSIEDLAQLIYDLKQANPEALISVKLVAETGVGIIAAGVAKGYADIVVISGHSGGTGSSPLSSIKHAGLPWELGLAETQAMLVATGLRSRVTVRVDGGLKTGRDVLVAALLGADEYSFGTSALVAEGCVMARACHTNTCPVGIATQAERLRQRFPGTPEHVMNYFLYMAQEVRELLAGLGYRSLDEVIGRADLLVQKPASLPRAERIDLSGLLVPAAPAGTGAAGAAPAAGTAGPARATGAPGTAAPDEPAPVLRRLQLRNPLPDDDNLARRIAAELEPYIERRRPVRRSYTIRNTDRTVGATVAWAIARRYGDQGLPPGTLHLSFRGVAGQSFGAFCIGGLHLELTGLANDYVGKGMAGGEIVIRPEPGTPADPARNVVVGNTVLYGATGGALFCAGAAGERLAVRNSGAVAVVEGAGDHACEYMTGGTVVILGPTGRNLGAGMTGGTAFVYDPHGALATRHHAPSVELFRLPEVPSPAALEAARETLHGLVVLHARRTGSARARELLAQWDRVLPHFWWVVPRASRERILKETALVLPAVAAGLD; encoded by the coding sequence ATGCACCGGCAACCGCCCGATCCGACCCCCCACCCGGCCCGGCCCAGGCTGCCCGAGCACGACGCCTGCGGCGTCGGTTTCATCGCCACCCTGTCCGGCCGCCCGGACCCGTCCCTGGTGAGGCTGGGCCTCGAGGCGCTCCACCGGCTGCGGCACCGGGGCGGCGTGGCCGCCGACGGCACCACCGGCGACGGGGCGGGCGTGATGACGGAGATCCCCCGCCGCCTGCTGGCCCGCGAGCTGGCCGGGCGGGGCCTGCGCCTTCCGGCCGGCGACCTCTTCGCCCTGGCCGCCTGCTTCCTCCCCCAGCACCCGGCGGCCGCCGAACGCGCCCGGTCGCTTCTGGAGGCCAGCTGCCGCGACCAGGGCCTGGAGGTCCTGACCTGGCGTCCCGTGCCGGTGAACCCCCGGGTGCTGGGGCCCATCGCCGCCGCCAGCCAGCCGTCCATCTGGCACGCGGTGATCGTGCCCGGCCGGGGCGTGGCCCCGGGCCTCCCCTTCGACCGGGCCCTGTACCTGGCCCGGCGCGCCTTCGAGCGCCGGGTGGCCGGGTTCGACCCGCGGCCGTACGTGGCCTCCATGTCTTCGCGGACCGTGGTGTACAAGGGGCTTCTGATGGCTTCCGACCTGGACCGGTTCTACCTGGACCTGCAGGATCCCGACTTCGCCACGCGGTTCGTGATCTTCCACCAGCGCTACAGCACCAACACCACCCCCACCTGGGAGCGGGCCCAGCCCTTCCGGCTGCTGGGGCACAACGGGGAGATCAACACCCTCCAGGGCAACGTCAACGGCATCGCAGCCCGGGAGCCGTGGCTGGCGGTGCCGGACTGGCCGGAGCTGTCGCCGGAGGCGGTGGCGCCGGTGATCGACCCCTCGGGCTCCGACTCGGCCATGCTGGACAACGTGCTGGAGCTTTTGGTCCTGGCCGGCCGCGACGCCCGCCACGCCCTGATGATGCTGGTCCCCGAGGCCTGGGAGAAGGTGGCCGGCCTGCCCCCCGTGCTGCGGGACTTCTACCGGTTCCACGCCTGCCTGACCGAGCCGTGGGACGGGCCGGCGGCGCTGGTGTTCAGCGACGGCCGCTGGGTGGGGGCGCGGCTCGACCGCAACGGGCTGCGGCCCATGCGCTACACCGTGCTGAAGAGCGGGCTGGTGGTGGCGGCTTCCGAGGCGGGGGTGCTGGACGCCGAGCCGGCGGACGTGGACGAACACGGCAAGCTGGGGCCCGGCCAGATCATCGCCGTCGACCTGGTGACGGGCCGGTTCCTCCGCGATGAGGAGGTCAAGGCGGAGGTGGCCGCCCGCCGCCCCTACGGGCGCTGGGTGGAGCAGATCGTGGCGGCGCCGGCAGCGGCCGCGGCTGCCGGCGGCCCATCCCCCGCTCCCCTCCCGCCCCTGGCCGCCTTCGGCTGGACGCGGGAGGAGCTGACGGTCGTCGTGCGGCCCATGGTGGAGACCGGCAAGGAGCCCGACGGCTCCATGGGCGACGACACGCCCCATGCCGTCCTCTCCCTGGTGCACCGGCCGCTGCACCACTACTTCCGCCAGCGCTTTGCCCAGGTGACCAACCCGCCCATCGACCACCTGCGGGAGGAGCTGGTCTTCTCGCTGGCGGTGCGGCTGGGCCGCCACCCCAACCTCCTGGTGGAGGAACCGGCCCAGGCGCGGGTCATCGAGCTGCCCGGGCCCGTGCTGACCGAGTCCCAGATGGCCTGGCTGCGGCAGGTGGGCTCCCTGGCCCCCGGCGCCGGAGGGTTCCGGGTGGCCGAGCTTTCCATGCTCTTCCCCGCCACCGGCCCGGCGGCCCTGGAGCCGGCCCTGGACGCCCTCTGCCGCCAGGCCGAGGCGGCGGTGGATGCCGGTTCGTCCATCCTGATCCTGACGGACCGGGGCGTGGGGCCGGACCAGGCGCCCATCCCCGCCCTGCTGGCCGTGGGGGCGGTCCACCATCACCTGCTGCGGGCGGGCAAGCGGGCCCTGGCCTCCCTGGTGGTGGAAAGCGGCGAGCCGCGGGACGTCCACCACTTCGCCGCCCTGGTCGGGTACGGGGCCTCGGCGGTCCACCCGTACCTGGCGCTGGCCGTGGCCCGGGAGATGGGCGGCGACCAGGGCGCCCTGCGGTTCATCCAGGCGGTGGAGGCCGGCCTCAAGAAGGTCATGTCCAAGATGGGCATCTCCACCCTGGACGCCTACCAGGGGGCCCAGATCTTCGAGGCCATCGGCCTGGACCGGGCGGTGGTCGAACGCTGCTTCACCGGCACGCCTTGCGCGGTGGGCGGCAACGGGCTGCGGGAGCTGGCGGAGGACGTGCTCTACTGGCACCGGCAGGGGTACCCGGCCGCCGGGGCCCAAGGCGGGCTCCACGAAGGCGCCGGGGTCCAGCCGGCGAGCGGGTCCCGGGAAGGCGCCGAAGCCGGGACTACGGCCGTGCTGCAGAAAGGCGCCGGGGCCCGGGCGGTGAGCGGGCCCCAGGCAGGCGCCGAGGCCCAGCCGGGTGCCGGGTCGCCGCCCGGGGCCGTCCCGGGCGAGGCCGCCGGCGGCCACGAACTGGCTGCGACCGCCGCCGACGGGTACGGGTTCTTTAAGTTCAAGAAGGACGGGGAGCTTCACGAGTTCAACCCGGAGGTGGTCCGCGCCCTGCACGAGGCGGTGCGGGCGGCGGCCAAGCCCCGGCCGGGGGTGCTGGACGGCGACTTCCTGGCCTCCTACGAGCACTACCGCCGCTTCAGCCGGCTGGTGCACGACCGGCCGCCAAGCCAGCTGCGGGACCTGCTGGATTTCCGCCCGGACCGGCCGCCGGTTCCTCTGGACGAGGTGGAGCCGGTGGAGGCCATCGTGCGCCGGTTCTCCACGGGCGCCATGTCGGTGGGCGCCCTCTCGCCCGAAGCCCACGAGAACCTGGCCATCGCCATGAACCGCCTGGGCGGCCGCTCCAACTCCGGCGAGGGCGGCGAGGACCCGGCCCGCTACGGCACGGAGCGCAACAGCGCAGTGAAGCAGGTGGCCTCGGGGCGCTTCGGCGTCACCCCCGCCTACCTGGCGTCGGCGGTGGAGATCCAGATCAAGATGGCCCAGGGCTCCAAGCCCGGCGAGGGCGGGCAGATCCCCGGCCACAAGGTGACGGAGCTGATCGCCCGGCTGCGGCACACGGTGCCGGGGGTGCCCCTGATCTCCCCGCCGCCGCACCACGACATCTACTCCATCGAAGACCTGGCCCAGCTGATCTACGACCTCAAGCAGGCCAACCCGGAGGCCCTGATCTCCGTCAAGCTGGTGGCCGAGACGGGGGTCGGCATCATCGCCGCCGGGGTCGCCAAGGGTTACGCCGACATCGTGGTGATCAGCGGGCACAGCGGGGGCACGGGATCGTCGCCCTTGAGCTCCATCAAGCACGCCGGCCTGCCCTGGGAGCTGGGGCTGGCGGAGACCCAGGCCATGCTGGTGGCCACGGGCCTGCGCAGCCGGGTGACGGTGCGGGTCGACGGCGGCCTGAAGACCGGCCGGGACGTGCTGGTGGCGGCCCTGCTGGGCGCCGACGAGTACTCCTTCGGCACCTCCGCCCTGGTGGCCGAGGGCTGCGTCATGGCCCGGGCCTGCCACACCAACACCTGCCCGGTGGGCATCGCCACCCAGGCGGAGCGGCTGCGCCAGCGGTTCCCGGGCACCCCCGAGCACGTGATGAACTACTTCCTCTACATGGCCCAGGAGGTGCGGGAACTCTTGGCGGGGCTCGGGTACCGGTCCCTGGACGAGGTGATCGGCCGGGCGGACCTGCTGGTGCAAAAGCCGGCGTCCCTGCCCCGGGCGGAGCGGATCGACCTGTCGGGGCTGCTGGTCCCGGCGGCGCCGGCGGGAACCGGGGCGGCGGGGGCGGCGCCGGCTGCGGGAACCGCCGGGCCGGCGCGGGCGACAGGTGCCCCGGGGACCGCGGCGCCGGACGAACCGGCTCCCGTCCTGCGGCGGCTCCAGCTGCGCAACCCCCTGCCGGACGACGACAACCTGGCCCGCCGCATCGCCGCGGAACTCGAGCCCTACATCGAGCGGCGGCGCCCGGTCCGGCGCAGCTACACCATCCGCAACACGGACCGCACGGTGGGTGCCACCGTGGCCTGGGCCATCGCGCGCCGCTACGGCGACCAGGGGCTGCCGCCCGGCACGCTGCACCTGTCCTTCCGGGGCGTGGCGGGCCAGTCCTTCGGCGCCTTCTGCATCGGCGGCCTGCACCTAGAGCTAACGGGCCTGGCCAACGACTACGTGGGCAAGGGCATGGCCGGCGGCGAGATCGTCATCCGGCCGGAACCCGGTACCCCCGCCGACCCCGCCCGCAACGTGGTGGTGGGCAACACCGTGCTCTACGGGGCTACGGGCGGCGCCCTCTTCTGCGCCGGGGCGGCGGGCGAGCGGCTGGCGGTGCGCAACAGCGGCGCCGTGGCTGTGGTGGAGGGGGCGGGCGATCACGCCTGCGAGTACATGACGGGCGGCACCGTGGTGATCCTGGGCCCCACCGGCCGCAACCTGGGCGCCGGCATGACGGGCGGCACCGCCTTCGTCTACGATCCCCACGGCGCCCTGGCCACCCGCCACCACGCCCCGTCGGTGGAACTGTTCCGGCTGCCTGAGGTGCCCAGCCCCGCCGCCCTGGAGGCGGCCCGGGAGACCCTGCACGGCCTGGTGGTGCTCCACGCCCGCCGGACCGGCAGCGCCCGGGCCCGGGAACTGCTGGCCCAGTGGGACCGGGTTCTTCCCCACTTCTGGTGGGTGGTCCCCAGGGCCTCCCGAGAGCGGATCCTGAAGGAGACAGCATTGGTCCTGCCGGCGGTGGCCGCCGGCCTGGACTGA
- the asnB gene encoding asparagine synthase (glutamine-hydrolyzing), which yields MCGIAGWIDWERDLTREGAVLKAMTGTLACRGPDDDGYWVSRHAAIGHRRLIVIDPAGGAQPMVRERGGGPVVLTYNGELYNTAELRRELESLGYTFTTRSDTEVVLAAYLAWGEQAPRRFNGIFAFAVWDEPAQRLVLARDHFGIKPLFYREQGTGLIFASELKGLLAHPAVEPVVDAEGLAEIFAVGPARTPGHGIFRGVREVLPGHYVIFDRRGLRQGRYWHLESRPHTDGPAETVATVRDLLADAVRRQLVSDVPLGTLLSGGLDSSAVTALAVRALAGAGQAEPLRTFSVDYEGNDRFFQPNDFQPEADAPYVDLMARTLGTRHRVVRLSTAALVEALPAAMTARDLPGMADIDASLLLFCQEIKRDVTVALSGECADEVFCGYPWFYRQDALEAGTFPWSLKVDARLQVLNPELRARLRPVEYLAERYREALAEVPRLEGEEPAAARRREIAYLTLTRWMPVLLDRNDRMSMAVGLEVRVPFCDPRLVEYVWNVPWELKTMSGREKGLLRHALEGILPPEVLWRKKSPYPKTFNPAYLAAMQAWMRSVLDDPASPLRLLIDEAAVRQLVEAEGEFDIPWFGQLMRRPQMLAYLAQVDLWLRKYKVRIEV from the coding sequence ATGTGCGGTATCGCGGGCTGGATCGACTGGGAGCGGGATCTCACCCGGGAGGGGGCCGTGCTGAAAGCCATGACCGGCACCCTTGCATGCCGTGGCCCGGACGACGACGGGTACTGGGTCTCCCGCCACGCCGCCATCGGTCACCGGCGCCTGATCGTCATCGACCCGGCCGGCGGCGCGCAGCCCATGGTGCGGGAGCGGGGCGGCGGCCCCGTGGTCCTGACGTACAACGGCGAGCTCTACAACACGGCGGAATTGCGCCGGGAGCTGGAGTCCCTGGGCTACACCTTCACCACCCGCTCCGACACGGAGGTGGTGCTGGCCGCCTACCTGGCCTGGGGAGAGCAGGCCCCCCGGCGGTTCAACGGCATCTTTGCCTTCGCCGTCTGGGACGAACCGGCCCAGCGCCTCGTCCTGGCCCGGGACCACTTCGGCATCAAGCCGCTGTTCTACCGGGAGCAGGGCACCGGCCTGATCTTTGCCTCCGAACTCAAGGGCTTGCTGGCCCATCCCGCCGTGGAGCCCGTGGTGGATGCCGAAGGGCTGGCCGAGATCTTCGCCGTCGGCCCGGCCCGCACCCCGGGGCACGGCATCTTCCGCGGGGTGCGGGAGGTCCTGCCGGGCCACTATGTGATCTTCGACCGGCGCGGCCTGCGCCAGGGCCGTTACTGGCACCTGGAGAGCCGGCCCCATACCGATGGCCCGGCGGAGACGGTGGCGACGGTGCGCGACCTGCTGGCCGACGCCGTCCGCCGCCAGCTGGTCTCCGACGTTCCCCTGGGCACGCTGCTTTCGGGCGGCCTTGATTCCAGCGCCGTCACCGCCCTGGCCGTCCGCGCCCTGGCCGGGGCGGGGCAGGCGGAACCCCTGCGGACCTTCTCCGTCGACTACGAGGGCAACGACCGGTTCTTCCAACCCAACGACTTCCAGCCCGAGGCCGACGCCCCCTACGTCGACCTGATGGCCCGCACCCTGGGCACCCGGCACCGGGTGGTGCGGCTGTCGACCGCGGCCCTGGTGGAGGCCCTGCCTGCGGCCATGACGGCCCGCGACCTGCCCGGCATGGCCGACATCGACGCCTCGCTGCTGCTCTTCTGCCAGGAGATCAAGCGCGACGTCACCGTCGCCCTCTCCGGGGAGTGCGCCGACGAGGTGTTCTGCGGGTACCCCTGGTTCTACCGCCAGGACGCGCTGGAGGCCGGGACCTTCCCCTGGTCCCTGAAGGTCGACGCCCGCCTGCAGGTGCTGAACCCGGAACTGCGGGCCCGGCTCCGCCCCGTGGAGTACCTGGCCGAACGGTACCGGGAGGCCCTGGCGGAGGTGCCGCGCCTGGAGGGGGAAGAACCGGCCGCCGCCCGCCGCCGGGAGATCGCCTACCTGACCCTCACCCGCTGGATGCCGGTGCTGCTCGACCGCAACGACCGGATGAGCATGGCCGTGGGCTTGGAGGTGCGGGTACCCTTCTGCGATCCCCGCTTGGTGGAGTACGTTTGGAACGTGCCTTGGGAACTCAAGACGATGAGTGGCCGCGAGAAGGGGCTGCTACGCCACGCCCTTGAGGGCATCCTGCCGCCGGAGGTGCTCTGGCGCAAGAAGAGCCCGTACCCCAAGACCTTCAACCCCGCCTACCTGGCGGCCATGCAGGCCTGGATGCGCTCCGTCCTGGACGATCCGGCCTCGCCCCTGCGGCTGCTGATCGACGAGGCGGCGGTGCGGCAGCTGGTGGAGGCGGAAGGGGAGTTCGACATCCCCTGGTTCGGCCAGCTGATGCGCCGGCCGCAGATGCTGGCCTACCTGGCCCAGGTGGACCTGTGGCTCCGCAAGTACAAGGTCCGGATCGAGGTCTGA